A single window of Armatimonadota bacterium DNA harbors:
- the argJ gene encoding arginine biosynthesis bifunctional protein ArgJ: protein MAYPVEWITGSVTAPRGFRAAGVRCGVKSSGKDLALIVSDTPATVAGMFTTNRAAAPCVRYSRHVVEAGVARAIVANSGNANAATGEEGFLDNVRMAQKVAQLLECPPAQVVTASTGIIGHRLPLEKIEAGIEQAMLALSPEGGEAAAEAIMTTDTVPKEEAVCLRFPEGEVRIGGIAKGAGMIAPNMATMLCFLTTDAQIPAPALQQVLKDAVERSFHCLTIDSDTSTNDMVVILANGQSGVDVHRYLDDFQLALEQLCIRLAQRIAWDGEGATKLVEIEVRGAPTFTQARRMAKTVAESPLVKTALFGNDPNWGRILAAMGRSGVDFDPDRAQIALQGTLVYADGKPTAFDAHDLHERLKADTVTIAIDLQEGTEHATVWTCDFSYDYVRINAEYST, encoded by the coding sequence ATGGCATATCCTGTAGAGTGGATAACTGGTTCCGTGACCGCGCCGCGTGGCTTTCGGGCGGCGGGAGTGCGTTGTGGCGTCAAGTCCAGCGGTAAGGACCTCGCGCTCATCGTTTCGGATACACCGGCGACCGTCGCCGGCATGTTCACGACCAACCGCGCCGCCGCGCCCTGTGTGCGCTACTCGCGCCATGTGGTGGAAGCAGGTGTTGCCCGCGCCATCGTCGCCAACAGTGGCAACGCCAACGCCGCTACCGGCGAAGAGGGCTTCCTAGACAATGTGCGCATGGCGCAGAAAGTGGCGCAGCTGCTGGAATGCCCTCCCGCGCAGGTGGTGACCGCCAGCACGGGCATCATCGGGCATCGGCTGCCACTGGAGAAGATAGAGGCGGGCATCGAGCAGGCGATGCTGGCACTCTCCCCAGAGGGCGGAGAGGCTGCCGCCGAAGCCATCATGACCACCGATACGGTGCCCAAGGAGGAAGCCGTTTGCCTGAGGTTCCCCGAGGGCGAAGTGCGAATCGGCGGTATCGCGAAGGGCGCGGGCATGATCGCACCTAATATGGCGACCATGCTCTGTTTCCTCACCACTGATGCGCAGATTCCCGCACCCGCCCTGCAGCAGGTACTGAAGGACGCTGTGGAGCGCTCTTTCCACTGCCTGACCATCGATTCCGATACCAGCACCAACGACATGGTGGTGATTCTGGCAAACGGGCAGTCGGGCGTGGATGTGCATCGCTATCTGGACGATTTCCAGCTGGCTTTAGAGCAACTGTGCATTCGCCTGGCTCAGCGCATCGCGTGGGACGGCGAGGGGGCTACCAAGCTGGTGGAGATTGAGGTGCGCGGTGCACCTACCTTCACGCAGGCGCGCCGGATGGCGAAGACGGTGGCGGAGTCGCCGCTGGTGAAGACCGCCCTCTTCGGCAACGACCCCAACTGGGGGCGCATTCTGGCGGCGATGGGGCGCAGCGGGGTGGACTTTGACCCCGACAGGGCGCAAATCGCCCTGCAGGGAACGCTGGTGTACGCCGACGGCAAGCCGACTGCCTTCGACGCGCACGACCTGCATGAACGGTTGAAAGCGGATACGGTGACCATCGCCATTGACCTGCAGGAGGGCACAGAACACGCCACTGTATGGACCTGTGACTTCAGTTACGACTACGTGCGCATCAACGCGGAGTACAGTACCTAG
- the rbsC gene encoding sugar ABC transporter permease → MKTLFPLLWHKTAGSYRQVLAPLSFLVLLGFFLSTQTPAFLTWGNLRTVAIQTVAVAILAIGETAVIISGGIDLSVGAVLALSGVTAVYAMRDMGAPAWAGVLVGLATGALCGLFNGLVTTRLRMPSFVVTLGMLGMASGAALLVSGGVSLTGIAPGFERLGKEWSLWVLLVVAVGFHLLLSFTRLGRYCYAIGGNAEAARLSGVSLVRYQSTYFVLCGLCAGLAGVVQASRATVAQPTAGKGWELDAIAAAVIGGTSLMGGQGSIMGTLLGAFLMAIIRNGCNLLNVEVEWQQVLIGAMVIVAVFYDRWQRGKG, encoded by the coding sequence ATGAAAACCCTCTTCCCTCTCCTGTGGCACAAAACTGCTGGCTCCTACCGCCAGGTATTGGCTCCGTTGTCGTTTCTGGTGCTTCTGGGATTTTTTCTGAGCACGCAGACACCAGCCTTCCTCACCTGGGGTAACCTGCGCACGGTGGCGATACAGACCGTTGCGGTGGCGATACTGGCGATTGGCGAGACGGCGGTGATTATCTCCGGCGGGATTGACCTGTCGGTCGGCGCGGTGTTGGCTCTCAGTGGGGTCACGGCGGTGTACGCCATGAGGGATATGGGTGCGCCCGCGTGGGCAGGTGTGCTGGTTGGGCTGGCCACAGGTGCGCTGTGCGGACTGTTCAACGGACTGGTGACCACGCGCTTGCGGATGCCTTCCTTTGTGGTCACACTGGGGATGCTGGGCATGGCGAGCGGTGCTGCGCTGTTGGTTAGTGGGGGCGTGTCGCTGACGGGCATTGCGCCGGGCTTCGAGCGACTGGGTAAAGAATGGTCGTTGTGGGTGCTGCTGGTAGTGGCGGTGGGGTTTCACCTGCTGTTGAGTTTCACCCGACTGGGACGCTACTGCTATGCCATCGGTGGCAACGCAGAGGCAGCGCGCCTGTCAGGAGTGTCGCTGGTGCGCTACCAGAGTACCTATTTTGTGCTGTGTGGGTTGTGTGCGGGGCTGGCAGGTGTTGTTCAAGCCAGTCGGGCAACGGTAGCACAGCCGACTGCAGGCAAGGGCTGGGAACTGGATGCCATCGCCGCGGCGGTCATTGGTGGCACCAGCCTGATGGGCGGACAGGGTAGCATCATGGGCACATTGCTGGGCGCGTTCCTCATGGCGATTATCCGCAACGGCTGTAACCTGCTGAACGTGGAGGTGGAGTGGCAGCAGGTGCTGATCGGCGCGATGGTGATAGTGGCGGTGTTCTACGACCGCTGGCAAAGAGGCAAGGGATAG
- the moaA gene encoding GTP 3',8-cyclase: MRDSFGRTIDYLRISVTDRCNFRCVYCMPEEGADVAPKEWILRYEEIVTIVKVAADLGIRKVRLTGGEPLVRKDIVQLVRMIAQTPGIAEVSMTTNGFLLSRYAHELKKAGLSRINISLDTLHPERFAHIARRGSLQQVLEGIEAAQQVGLSPIKLNMVVMRGFNDDEVADFARLTLHQPYHVRFIELMPINWNDGSDSGEFLQQRFRSRIFAHADEATFQFIQPRHASHSMLSAAEMRRLFVPVDEMRQRIEQEVSPLEPAEIVTNGPARTFRLPGARGTVGFISQVTHDFCASCNRLRLTADGFLRPCLMADGEVDLRTPLRQGKGEEEIRRLFLHTVAHKPERHYLAEGIVPVGRGMSQLGG, translated from the coding sequence TACCTGCGCATCTCCGTAACAGATAGATGCAACTTCCGGTGCGTCTATTGTATGCCCGAAGAGGGAGCAGATGTTGCCCCGAAGGAGTGGATACTGCGCTATGAGGAAATCGTCACCATCGTGAAGGTGGCGGCGGATTTGGGTATCCGCAAGGTGCGTTTAACTGGTGGTGAGCCTCTGGTGCGCAAGGACATCGTGCAGTTAGTTCGGATGATTGCTCAAACGCCGGGCATCGCCGAGGTTTCTATGACCACCAATGGTTTCCTGCTGTCGCGTTATGCGCACGAGCTGAAGAAGGCGGGCCTTTCACGCATCAATATCAGCCTGGACACTCTTCATCCCGAGAGATTTGCACATATTGCGCGGCGTGGCTCTCTGCAGCAGGTGCTGGAGGGTATCGAAGCGGCACAGCAGGTCGGCTTGTCGCCCATCAAGCTGAACATGGTGGTGATGCGCGGCTTTAATGACGACGAGGTTGCCGATTTCGCTCGCCTTACGTTGCATCAACCCTACCACGTACGTTTTATCGAGCTGATGCCCATCAATTGGAACGATGGTTCGGATAGCGGTGAGTTTTTGCAACAGCGCTTCCGAAGCCGTATTTTCGCGCACGCCGACGAAGCCACTTTCCAGTTTATTCAGCCGCGGCACGCTTCACACAGCATGTTGAGTGCAGCAGAGATGCGCCGGTTGTTTGTACCGGTAGATGAGATGCGGCAGCGCATCGAACAGGAGGTATCTCCTCTGGAACCTGCAGAGATAGTCACAAACGGTCCTGCTCGCACCTTTCGTCTACCGGGAGCACGGGGTACGGTGGGATTTATCAGCCAGGTCACCCATGACTTCTGCGCGAGCTGCAACCGCCTGCGCTTGACCGCGGATGGTTTCCTGCGTCCCTGCTTAATGGCGGACGGAGAGGTAGACCTGCGCACCCCCCTGCGCCAGGGCAAGGGAGAGGAGGAGATACGCCGTCTATTCTTGCATACCGTTGCCCACAAGCCAGAGCGCCATTACCTGGCGGAGGGAATAGTACCGGTAGGCAGAGGGATGAGCCAGCTGGGTGGATAG
- the tal gene encoding putative transaldolase: MKLFLDTANIEEIKTAWSWGAIEGVTTNPSLVAKEGRPFKDIVREICEIVNPGDISAEVVSLDAEGMIREAREVASWHPNIVVKIPMTKEGMKAVRALSREGIRCNVTLVFSLSQAFLAAKAGAYYISNFVGRVDDISGEGMNAVRDTVNMIKEYGFQSQVLVASVRHPMHVVEALRAGAHACTVPFKVLEQLYQHPLTDIGIQRFLTDWQKSGASIF; encoded by the coding sequence ATGAAACTCTTTCTGGATACCGCCAACATCGAGGAGATTAAGACCGCCTGGAGCTGGGGAGCGATTGAGGGCGTGACCACCAACCCCTCGCTGGTGGCAAAGGAGGGACGCCCGTTCAAGGACATCGTGCGCGAAATCTGCGAGATCGTCAACCCGGGCGACATCAGCGCGGAGGTTGTTAGCCTCGATGCGGAGGGGATGATCCGCGAGGCGCGTGAGGTCGCCAGCTGGCATCCCAATATCGTGGTCAAAATCCCGATGACCAAAGAGGGCATGAAGGCAGTGAGGGCACTCTCGCGAGAGGGTATTCGCTGTAACGTCACGCTGGTGTTTAGCCTCTCACAAGCGTTTTTGGCGGCAAAGGCAGGAGCGTATTACATCAGCAATTTTGTCGGGCGCGTAGACGACATCAGCGGGGAAGGCATGAACGCCGTGCGCGACACGGTGAATATGATCAAGGAATACGGCTTTCAGAGCCAGGTGCTGGTTGCCAGCGTGCGTCACCCGATGCATGTGGTGGAGGCTTTACGGGCGGGGGCACACGCCTGCACCGTACCGTTCAAGGTACTGGAGCAGCTCTATCAACACCCGCTGACGGACATCGGCATCCAGCGTTTCCTGACGGACTGGCAGAAGTCCGGGGCGAGTATCTTTTAA
- a CDS encoding amino acid permease, whose translation MGKSSQVRLGWSLVRRLIFGSPLSTEQLAHQRLPKTLALPIFASDALSSTAYATQAILLNLLIAGPHVLHLTVPISLAIVVLLWIVVISYTQTVHAYPQGGGTYIVSRENLGVNWGLLAAAAILTDYVLTVAVSITAGVQQITSFFTNLAPYQMQLAVAAIWFLTLANLRGAKESGALFAIPTYFFVVTMLGMVAAGVLGPLFGYHPRPYQPPAQQTAQQVAHAVSLGLILRAFASGCAAMTGIEAVADGVQAFRPPESKNAAQTLVAMGAILSAIFLGISYIAQQYHIVYYGRGEGDVSAESVVSMVARVVFHDEPLLRGVILFATAIILVLAANTAYADFPRLSSILARHGYMPRQLANLGDRLVFSNGIILLAVFVSVLVVAFGGNVDRLIPLYAVGVFTAFTLSQAGMVRHWLQQKGKGWQWKVMVNGIGAVATGIVLLVIIVEKGPQGAWVVLVVIPILMWIFTQVNRHYQKVRARLTLKDYEPQPLPPHTVLVLVPDVHRGVIPALEYAREISKDYRAVHIEINPMDTQRLKERWEQWGGDMPLVIIESPYRSLIGPLVEYVRQVRQDHPRHLITVVLPEFVVTKWWERALHNNSAFLIKLALGNVRDVVITNVRYYLD comes from the coding sequence ATGGGAAAGAGTTCACAGGTTCGCCTGGGTTGGTCACTGGTGAGGCGGCTGATTTTTGGGTCGCCTTTATCTACCGAACAATTAGCCCATCAGCGGTTACCCAAGACACTGGCACTGCCGATTTTCGCGTCGGATGCTCTGTCCTCTACGGCATACGCCACGCAGGCGATATTGCTCAACCTGCTCATCGCGGGTCCGCATGTTCTGCATTTGACGGTGCCCATCTCTCTTGCCATCGTGGTGCTGTTGTGGATTGTGGTGATTTCCTACACGCAGACGGTACATGCCTATCCACAGGGTGGCGGTACGTACATCGTTTCGCGCGAGAATCTAGGTGTCAACTGGGGACTGCTGGCAGCTGCCGCTATTCTCACGGACTACGTGCTGACGGTGGCGGTGAGTATTACGGCTGGCGTACAGCAAATCACCTCCTTCTTCACGAACCTCGCGCCCTATCAGATGCAACTGGCGGTGGCAGCGATATGGTTTCTGACTCTGGCGAATCTGCGGGGGGCGAAAGAGAGCGGCGCGTTGTTCGCCATCCCTACGTACTTCTTCGTGGTCACCATGCTGGGAATGGTAGCGGCTGGGGTGTTGGGTCCGCTGTTTGGCTATCATCCTCGCCCCTATCAGCCGCCGGCTCAGCAAACGGCTCAGCAGGTTGCACATGCCGTCTCGCTGGGGCTGATTCTGCGAGCGTTCGCCTCCGGTTGTGCGGCGATGACCGGTATCGAGGCAGTAGCGGACGGTGTGCAGGCGTTCCGCCCTCCCGAGAGCAAAAACGCCGCACAGACGCTGGTCGCTATGGGTGCCATCTTGAGTGCCATCTTCTTGGGCATTTCGTACATTGCGCAACAGTACCATATTGTTTACTATGGAAGAGGCGAGGGCGATGTGTCCGCAGAGTCGGTCGTCTCGATGGTAGCACGAGTGGTTTTTCATGATGAACCCCTGCTGCGTGGCGTCATCCTATTTGCGACCGCTATCATCCTGGTGCTTGCGGCAAACACCGCCTACGCCGATTTTCCCCGTCTGAGCTCTATCCTCGCGCGACACGGCTATATGCCCCGTCAGCTGGCGAACCTGGGTGACCGCCTGGTGTTCTCGAACGGTATCATCCTGCTGGCGGTGTTCGTCTCCGTTCTGGTGGTAGCTTTTGGTGGAAACGTAGACCGCCTGATCCCGTTGTATGCCGTGGGCGTGTTTACAGCGTTTACCCTCTCGCAGGCGGGTATGGTCAGGCACTGGCTCCAACAGAAGGGCAAAGGCTGGCAGTGGAAGGTGATGGTGAACGGCATCGGTGCGGTAGCAACCGGCATCGTGTTGCTGGTCATCATTGTGGAGAAGGGACCGCAGGGGGCGTGGGTTGTGCTGGTGGTCATCCCGATACTGATGTGGATATTTACGCAGGTGAACCGGCACTACCAGAAGGTGCGTGCTCGCCTGACGCTTAAGGACTACGAACCGCAGCCGCTGCCGCCACACACGGTGCTGGTGCTGGTGCCGGACGTACATCGGGGGGTGATCCCTGCGCTGGAGTACGCCCGTGAAATCTCGAAGGACTACCGGGCAGTGCATATCGAGATTAACCCGATGGACACCCAACGTTTGAAAGAGCGTTGGGAACAATGGGGTGGAGATATGCCGCTGGTCATTATCGAGTCGCCCTATCGTTCGTTAATTGGTCCGCTGGTGGAGTACGTGAGGCAGGTGAGACAGGACCACCCACGCCATCTGATTACGGTGGTGCTGCCGGAGTTTGTGGTCACGAAGTGGTGGGAGCGCGCTCTGCATAACAACTCCGCGTTTCTCATCAAGCTCGCGCTGGGCAACGTGCGCGACGTGGTGATTACGAACGTCAGATACTATCTGGACTGA